In the genome of Arachis stenosperma cultivar V10309 chromosome 2, arast.V10309.gnm1.PFL2, whole genome shotgun sequence, the window aaaatttaagactaattcaacaacaatgcatgataattatatttaatttgctTGTGTTGAAGGTattcttatgaaattgttgttgaatttatcctaatttttttaaaaattaattgtaaGGAGTATATTTGATATAAATCGAAAACTTGtaggacaaaattaaaacaaaataaaatttaaatatattttttaaatttttgctaaattttagagacaaataatatactttatcctatattttttattatacaaaGACATGTTTATTAAATAAGTATTATGTCTAAAATATATTTCATATAGGGCAATTTAAAAAAGTGTCCACCTATTTCATAGTTACATGAATAAAAATCTTTGGTGActtaaaagaagaaagaatatatatattttaaaaatatatattttattagaagaagaaagaatataCATGGGTaagaatttaaatatatatattttatttttaaaaatataaaaaaataaatattctttatttattaGAAGGAAAATAGGAAAATAGTCTaagattttcaattttttttaatttattaatgaCCTAAATAAAAAACGtgttcaatttaaaaaaaaacttacaaGATTAAACATATTATCTTTTAGTATGTTATTAATTCAATATTGTGAAATCTATATTAAAATTGAATGTTATACAACAATTAACTAAACTAATTAATAGTGTAATCACCatagtaaattaaaattaaccaaGAGCTAATATATATTAAACTTGAATGttatcaaatattattatttgggATCATCAACGGAGAGCCAATTCAAGAAGTAAAGGTTTCAACCTAGTCCTCCAAAAATTTCCACCTCccacttttttctcttttcttttgacCTCAATAACCACCAATTCATTCATTAATCTATAAATCCTAACAGCAATAACATAATTACCATCTAACCCCTCTAACCTCACACCTGCACAAGCATTTTCGTCTTTTTCCACTCTCACCGTTTCCGTCTTAGCCCCCATTATTTTCACCCTCTCCAATATACTTTCGGGTTCCTCTTTAGAAACAAACCGCTCCACGCAATTCAAATACTCCGAGTGGGTCAGCAAACCCGAAATGTCAAATCCGGAtgagaaagaaatcaaatcaaatGCGTTCAAATCCTTCAGCATCACATGATCTTCATCCAACTCGGGCACCACTCGGGTCGGATACTTGTATCCGCCCCGACAAAACCACGGATCCTTCAAAATCTCGTCGATAGTAATTCTCGTCTCTGGATCCCTATCTAACAACCTGGAGACCAAGTGTTTAAAATCACAAGAGACCCACTTAGGATACCGAAACTGCCCTCGATAAATCTTTCGGTACAAAAGGGTAATATTGTAATCATTGAAGGGTAAATACCCCGCAACAATAGTGAATAAAATAACACCACATGACCAAATATCAACACTTCCTCCGCGGTAGCCTTTTTTCGCGAGAATCTCAGGTGCCACGTAAGCAGGAGTACCGCAAATTGTGTGTAACAAACCGTCTGGCCCGAACTGACTCCGACCCGCACTCAGCCCGAAATCCGTCACCTTCAGGTCCATATTCTCGTCGACGAGGAGGTTCTCAAGCTTGAGGTCGCGGTGGAAGACGCCGTGAGAGTGGCAGTACGCGACGGCGGAGATCAGCTGCTGGAAGTATCTTCTGGCGAGATTCTCCGTCATCCTTCCGGCGGAGGAGACACGGCGCAGAAGCTCGCCACCGGCGGCGTACTCCATGACGTAGTAAATCTTCGCCTTCGTGGCAAGTACCTCAAAGAGCCTCACGGTGTGCGGGTGGTGCATCCGGCGCATGATAGAAATTTCGCGCTCGATTTGCTCCGCGTAACCGTCTCTAGTGCTGAGCTGGCGCTTGCTAACGGCCTTAACCGCCACGCTCTCACCAGTATCGACGCGCCGAGCGTGGTACACCTTTGCTGACGCGCCTACTCCAGCCAATTCCAGAATCTCATATTTGCCGAacaaaacgacgccgtttgACGCAGATGCCTCCATGAACGTGTCATTTTGTGTCCCCGGcatgtttatttttaaagaagagaagatgaaattaagatgagaaaaataataatagggttGATGAGAATTTAGAGATTGATAATCGTGGAAGTGAATGTTGGGTTATGTGTGAAGCAAAGCTAAGGTTTCTTTGGTTACAAGTATTATTATTGTTACTAATGCTTAAGTGATGGTGAGAAATTAAGGGAGAGAAGCAAGAAGCCATGAACTGTTTGGTGAAGAATTTGACGGTAGAGTGGTGTGTGGGTGCATGGTATATATGTACGAATGAATTGGTGATACTGCTGATGTCATAATTTATATGACAGCTCTATTAGATACACAACAAAAAATCTGAATAACGTGAATCATGAACCGATTTTTTGGCCCACcgataaaaaaaaagttaattcaaattaaataacaaaaaaatcttttatcttacttttttaaattttaactatcTACCGCTGttattgattttaaaattttaaaatttattaataattatttaatcaattaaaaatctaaattttaaattttaattttattttttttaccattGTTCATATTGTTAGCTATATATTATTTacctataattttttttatctgaatgattaatttttaattggaaaaataatGAGAAGGGAACACGTGAGTGGTCCTGCATGTAGTGAAAGTGATAAGGGCATGGTAAACTATATTTATGAGGAAGATTCTAGTAAGAACAAGAATTATAAAAACATCGTCCTtgtttgaattatatatatttcttttacCGTAAGTCAATATAGCATTGTATGTACGGAGGATTTTCGAAATGGCAGGCGTACACGGCTTAAATATCTTAAATTGGTGATTATTCGATTAGATTTGCCAATTAATATCAATTGAAGATTATTGTTGA includes:
- the LOC130960622 gene encoding CBL-interacting serine/threonine-protein kinase 11-like → MPGTQNDTFMEASASNGVVLFGKYEILELAGVGASAKVYHARRVDTGESVAVKAVSKRQLSTRDGYAEQIEREISIMRRMHHPHTVRLFEVLATKAKIYYVMEYAAGGELLRRVSSAGRMTENLARRYFQQLISAVAYCHSHGVFHRDLKLENLLVDENMDLKVTDFGLSAGRSQFGPDGLLHTICGTPAYVAPEILAKKGYRGGSVDIWSCGVILFTIVAGYLPFNDYNITLLYRKIYRGQFRYPKWVSCDFKHLVSRLLDRDPETRITIDEILKDPWFCRGGYKYPTRVVPELDEDHVMLKDLNAFDLISFSSGFDISGLLTHSEYLNCVERFVSKEEPESILERVKIMGAKTETVRVEKDENACAGVRLEGLDGNYVIAVRIYRLMNELVVIEVKRKEKKVGGGNFWRTRLKPLLLELALR